The genomic window CGGGGAAGATTTTTTTTCTTTTTCTTTTTGGTCGGATTTCATTTATCTTATCTGTCTGTTTTTGTATCGCTGTTTAGCGGGGATCCCCGGCCTGGCAGGACACAATCCGCCCGTCCTTCATCACCGGCACGGTGCTGCTGGCATCGGGCTGGGTGAAGCGCCGAAGGCACATAACCGGATACTCTGTTTTACGCGACGTCAGGGCAAAATGAATAAACAGGAACCTGGATGGTTTTTTTAGGTTTCCTCTGCTCATGAAAGGTATGATCAATTGCCTTGGCTACATCCGGCTTTAGAACTTTTTCTCCGCATTGAGTACAGACGCCCATTGGAACGTTTTCAAAGATGAATAAACGCCCCTGCCATCTAACTTCCCGGGGCATAAGCCGTTCTTTTACTGAACCGCCGCAATAAAAGCAATCGCTATATTTCTTTACCATAGATAACTCCTTCTTTTATCGATTTCTCGTGCATGGATCCCGCCATTTTGGAGTGGTTGGAATATAGACCGTAATGAGAATCAGATGTC from bacterium includes these protein-coding regions:
- a CDS encoding YgiT-type zinc finger protein, which codes for MVKKYSDCFYCGGSVKERLMPREVRWQGRLFIFENVPMGVCTQCGEKVLKPDVAKAIDHTFHEQRKPKKTIQVPVYSFCPDVA